The following proteins are encoded in a genomic region of Fusarium keratoplasticum isolate Fu6.1 chromosome 9, whole genome shotgun sequence:
- a CDS encoding MFS domain-containing protein: MAQDIEAGQNGGTWNRDPGDLEISIEGTLPSRIPQPKLNEDEPITSLYLTLNTVLPTPPLPKEAGLSESQELPPCPDLRPYASPFTLPAARKNILLALSCIATMFTAYTAGAYSPPSAAMAKDLGASHLAVLVGITTFCMGFAIAPMVLAPVSEIWGRRPVFVFAGFVYVIFQAVCSVMPNLAGMLIARFFVGVGGSVFSSVVGGVLADLWEKEERNTPMALFSGSVLFGTGAGPLVSAAFVKGLTDDTLAWKWSFWHQVIMDGLLLIAILFLFEETRGSVLLSRKAKKLNEWYEELEKAGAYGVWVTSTPEETSASSSTSTIKTSPGHHTELEYNGIQSRERRLQRVRWLVAADEQRPPLGQMIATSVKRPFYLLFTEPVVFCFSLWAAFSWGVLYLSFAVVPYLYAANFDMSSRVYIAMMASAIIATVVGILQENLMKHPLWQGQDDEKSVSQFWLFIRKHFPADAPEARLYFACITSLLLPAGLFAAFLSPTSTSHYSIAIGIGLANWGIYSVYLATFNYLADTYHLYASSALAAQSFCRNVLGGAFPVITGIMFGNLGLKNAGCVLGGIASGLTLIPWVLVLFGERIRSRSSFAISLQKQ; this comes from the exons ATGGCTCAAGATATTGAGGCCGGTCAGAACGGCGGCACTTGGAATCGAGATCCTGGCGATCTCGAAATCAGTATCGAAGGAACACTTCCATCTAGGATACCACAGCCGAAACTCAACGAAGACGAGCCCATCACTTCCCTATATCTGACCCTCAACACCGTCTTGCCAACACCGCCACTGCCAAAAGAGGCAGGCCTTTCCGAATCTCAGGAACTCCCACCATGCCCCGACCTTAGGCCATACGCATCACCTTTTACGTTACCGGCAGCACGAAAGAACATTCTGCTTGCGTTGTCATGTATTGCTACAATGTTTACAGCATATACTGCGGGAGCCTACTCCCCTCCGTCAGCCGCAATGGCCAAGGATCTAGGGGCATCACATCTGGCCGTTCTTGTTGGAATCACAACTTTCTGCATGGGGTTTGCGATTGCTCCCATGGTCCTTGCCCCGGTATCTGAGATTTGGGGTCGACGAcctgtctttgtctttgctGGGTTTGTCTATGTCATCTTTCAGGCTGTCTGCTCTGTGATGCCAAACCTTGCTGGGATGCTGATCGCTCGTTTCTTTGTCGGGGTCGGAGGCTCCGTGTTCAGCTCGGTCGTTGGAGGAGTCCTCGCTGATCTTtgggagaaggaagaaagaaaCACCCCCATGGCGCTGTTCAGCGGATCAGTTCTATTCGGAACTGGTGCTGGACCGTTGGTTTCGGCTGCCTTTGTGAAGGGGCTGACTGATGATACCTTAGCATGGAAGTGGTCATTCTGGCATCAGGTCATCATGGATGGTCTGTTGCTGATTGCCATTCTGTTTCTCTTCGAGGAGACTCGAGGGTCTGTGTTATTGTCGagaaaggccaagaagctgaacGAGTGGTATGAAGAGTTGGAAAAGGCTGGCGCCTATGGAGTCTGGGTTACCAGCACCCCAGAAGAGACAAGCGCCAGCTCATCCACGTCGACCATCAAGACCAGCCCTGGCCATCACACGGAACTCGAGTACAACGGCATCCAGTCCAGGGAACGACGCCTGCAACGAGTTCGATGGCTCGTGGCCGCAGACGAGCAGCGACCCCCTTTGGGCCAGATGATTGCAACGTCGGTGAAGCGACCTTTTTACCTCTTGTTCACAGAGCCTGTCgtcttctgcttctccctctGGGCTGCCTTTTCATGGGGCGTTCTCTACTTGTCCTTTGCCGTTGTGCCATACCTGTACGCTGCAAACTTTGACATGTCGAGTCGTGTCTACATTGCCATGATGGCGTCAGCGATCATCGCGACCGTGGTTGGCATTCTTCAGGAGAACTTGATGAAGCATCCTCTATGGCAAGGACAGGACGATGAAAAGTCCGTGTCGCAGTTTTGGCTGTTTATCAGGAAGCATTTCCCAGCGGATGCTCCAGAGGCGCGATTGTACTTTGCTTGCATCACGTCTCTACTGCTTCCTGCCGGGCTGTTTGCCGCCTTCTTGAGCCCGACGAGTACAAGCCACTACTCGATTGCCATTGGAATTGGCCTTGCTAATTGGGGCATTTACTCGGTGTATCTGGCCACGTTTAACTATCTGGCTGATACGTATCACCTTTACGCCTCCTCGGCGCTGGCTGCTCAGAGTTTCTGCCGCAACGTGCTCGGCGGGGCGTTCCCGGTGATTACTGGCATCATGTTTGGTAATCTCGGGCTGAAGAATGCTGGCTGTGTTCTGGGTGGCATTGCCAGCGGATTGACGCTCATCCCTTGGGTGTTGGTGCTGTTTGGAGAGAGGATCCGATCGAGGAGTAGCTTTGCGATT TCTCTGCAGAAACAATAA
- a CDS encoding 26S proteasome regulatory subunit RPN2: MPLGLYGNSPFSSTRPLVPQQPLASPLALLQTSLARPYDPSRSLKMPGIVSATGVLAFLTDEEPELKVFALQTLNDDIDTVWTEVAAVLSQIEALYEDESFPERQLAALVLAKVYYHLQAYNDSMVFALAAGDLFKLDAPGEFEETIISKCVDQYIATTAAKKSAPQASKTTDLPELATTFASGTDAVMSPTTPFSQTTLPPKSLLSRDSIDNTMLEATFQPAFKQGRSGSIAELPSQATDSLQRVIDSLFESCLQEGRYRQVVGIAVEAKNLDVLRRVIKRASDDEKKAKSNPLENAPGPTEDLMEYTLGICMDIVQERGFRTEILSLILDLLNEIPNPDYFAIAKCVVYLNSDVEASRMLRTLVENGDRTSIANAYQIAFDLYDNGTQEFLGNVMASLPSGVQEKPATDENAEESNENQSLLQNKQEAPEDELPDETAKAYRNIRSILDGSKTIRLNLEFLYRNNRTDLSILNKVRDSLEGRNSIFHTAVTFCNAFMNQGTTNDKFFRDNLEWLGKAVNWSKFTATAALGVIHRGNLTQSRKLLEPYLPRQGGLSSGSIFSQGGALYAYGLIHANHGDEALDYLKNQFGQAEEEVVQHGGALGLGIAGMATGDWEIFEKLREVLFQDSALNGEAVGLSMGLIMLGTGNGKALEDMITYAHETTHEKTVRGLAIGMALIMYGRQEGADVLIEGLLNDPDPTLRYGGIMTVALAYCGTGSNKAIRKLLHIAVSDVNDDVRRIAVMSLGFILFRKPGSVPRMVELLSESYNPHVRYGSAMALGISCAGTGLDEAIDLLEPMMKDPTDFVRQGALISLAMILVQQNEVLNPKVSSIRKTLKKVVGDRHEDAMTKFGAALALGIIDAGGRNCTIGLQTQTGNLNMAGIVGMAVFTQYWYWFPFTHFLSLSFSPTSIIGLDHDLEIPDFKFHCATRPSLFEYPPEQEVKAEEGPAMIATAILSTTAQAKRRAQKKERAQRRESMDIDSAPPKNVGDKMDVDEEKKTEEAKDKKEGQEKEAAASTDIKKKPEKEKVGYEIENMTRVLPGQLKYISFPAGRYKPVKKPTGGPLLLHDTQPDEEKSLLEEKLKKVTIERAPVVGQQPTRGGRSDQRRSLLEGLVDPSRPGSNSAMIGQLLRNQSRGFAHLGAEPQTPGNVGSGAAAAAGVLTAVDEDNEGDEEAKTPREFEYFSDGDDDDDEEEEE; this comes from the exons ATGCCCCTGGGCCTGTACGGAAATAGtcccttctcttcaactcgACCACTTGTGCCACAGCAACCGCTCGCGTCGCCCCTCGCTCTGCTACAGACCTCTCTCGCACGTCCCTACGACCCGTCGCGATCCCTCAAAATGCCTGGTATCGTCTCGGCGACCGGCGTCCTCGCCTTCCTCACCGATGAGGAGCCGGAGCTCAAGGTTTTCGCCCTGCAGACCCTCAACGATGACATCGACACTGTCTGGACCGAGGTTGCTGCTGTGCTGAGCCAGAT TGAGGCTCTCTACGAAGACGAGTCCTTCCCCGAGCGGCAACTTGCTGCCCTCGTCCTTGCTAAGGTCTACTACCACCTCCAGGCATACAATGACAGCATGGTATTCGCGCTCGCCGCTGGCGACCTCTTCAAGCTTGATGCTCCtggcgagtttgaggagaccatcatctccaagtgTGTCGACCAGTACATCGCCACTACTGCTGCCAAGAAGTCGGCTCCCCAAGCCTCCAAGACGACTGACCTCCCTGAGCTTGCTACCACCTTCGCCAGCGGCACCGATGCCGTGATGTCGCCCACAACGCCTTTCTCACAGACGACTCTGCCCCCCAAGTCACTTCTGTCCCGCGACTCCATCGACAACACCATGCTCGAGGCGACCTTCCAGCCTGCGTTTAAGCAGGGTCGATCCGGCTCTATCGCTGAGCTCCCCTCTCAAGCCACTGACTCGCTGCAACGGGTAATCGATAGTCTCTTCGAGAGCTGCCTGCAAGAGGGTCGGTACAGGCAAGTGGTGGGTATCGctgtcgaggccaagaaccTTGATGTTCTCCGACGGGTCATCAAGCGTGCGAgtgacgatgagaagaaggccaagtccAACCCTCTGGAGAACGCTCCTGGCCCCACCGAGGACTTGATGGAGTACACTCTTGGTATCTGCATGGACATTGTTCAGGAGAGAGGCTTCCGAACTGAGATCCTGAGCCTGATTCTCGACCTTCTGAACGAAATTCCCAATCCCGACTACTTTGCGATTGCCAAGTGTGTCGTGTACCTCAACTCCGACGTGGAAGCCTCCCGCATGCTTCGCACTCTTGTTGAGAATGGCGACCGCACCTCCATCGCAAACGCCTACCAAATTGCCTTCGACCTTTACGACAACGGAACACAGGAGTTCTTGGGCAATGTCATGGCGTCCCTTCCCTCTGGAGTCCAGGAGAAGCCGGCCACAGATGAGAATGCCGAGGAATCCAACGAAAACCAATCTCTACTGCAAAACAAGCAGGAGGCTCCCGAAGATGAGCTTCCCGATGAGACAGCCAAGGCCTACCGCAACATCAGGTCTATCCTCGACGGCAGCAAGACGATCCGCCTGAACCTCGAGTTCCTCTACCGAAACAACCGTACCGATCTGAGCATCCTGAACAAGGTCCGCGATAGCCTCGAGGGCCGAAACTCGATCTTCCACACCGCTGTCACCTTTTGCAATGCCTTCATGAACCAGGGAACTACCAACGACAAGTTCTTTCGCGACAACCTCGAGTGGCTGGGCAAGGCTGTGAATTGGTCCAAGTTCACCGCTACTGCCGCGCTTGGTGTCATTCACCGAGGCAACCTCACCCAGTCCCGCAAACTGCTTGAGCCCTACCTTCCTAGGCAGGGTGGACTTAGCAGTGGCTCCATCTTCAGCCAGGGTGGTGCTCTCTACGCATATGGACTCATCCATGCCAAccacggcgacgaggccttGGATTATCTTAAGAATCAATTCGGccaggcggaggaggaggttgttcAGCATGGCGGTGCTCTTGGTCTCGGTATTGCCGGGATGGCCACTGGGGACTGGGAAatctttgagaagctccgaGAGGTTCTGTTCCAGGACTCTGCTCTCAATGGTGAGGCTGTTGGTCTGTCGATGGGTCTCATCATGCTGGGCACCGGAAACGGCAAGGCTCTGGAGGACATGATCACCTATGCTCACGAGACCACACACGAGAAGACTGTTCGCGGCCTTGCCATTGGTATGGCTCTCATCATGTATGGTCGCCAGGAGGGAGCCGATGTCCTTATCGAGGGTCTCCTCAACGACCCTGATCCGACACTGCGATATGGTGGTATCATGACTGTTGCCCTTGCCTACTGTGGCACTGGCAGCAACAAGGCCATTCGAAAGCTTCTTCACATTGCCGTGAGCGACGTCAACGATGATGTGCGCCGAATTGCGGTTATGAGTTTGGGTTTCATTCTCTTCCGCAAGCCGGGAAGTGTTCCTCGCATGGTTGAGCTTCTGTCCGAGTCTTACAACCCCCACGTCCGATATGGTTCCGCCATGGCCCTTGGTATCTCGTGTGCTGGCACTGGTCttgacgaggccatcgaccTCCTTGAGCCCATGATGAAGGATCCTACCGACTTTGTTCGACAAGGAGCCTTGATCTCCCTTGCCATGATTCTCGTTCAGCAGAACGAGGTCCTGAACCCCAAGGTGTCGTCTATCCGCAAGACTCTCAAGAAGGTGGTTGGTGATCGCCACGAGGATGCCATGACCAAGTTTGGTGCTGCCCTCGCTCTGGGTATCATCGATGCCGGTGGCCGCAACTGCACCATTGGCCTCCAGACTCAGACGGGTAACCTCAACATGGCAGGTATTGTCGGTATGGCCGTCTTCACTCAGTACTGGTACTGGTTCCCCTTCACACACTTCCTGTCCCTGAGCTTCTCGCCCACATCCATCATCGGACTGGACCACGACCTGGAGATCCCCGACTTCAAGTTCCACTGCGCGACACGACCCAGCCTCTTCGAGTACCCGCCTGAGcaagaggtcaaggccgaggagggaCCCGCTATGATCGCCACTGCTATCCTGTCGACAACTGCCCAGGCTAAGCGACGTGCCCAGAAGAAGGAACGTGCTCAGCGAAGAGAGAGCATGGACATCGACAGCGCCCCTCCTAAGAACGTCGGCGACAAGATGGAcgtggatgaggagaagaagacagaagaggccaaggacaagaaggagggtcAAGAGAAGGAAGCGGCCGCCTCGACcgacatcaagaagaagcctgagaaggagaaggttgGCTACGAGATTGAGAACATGACACGAGTCCTCCCTGGCCAACTCAAGTACATTAGCTTCCCGGCTGGCCGATACAAGCCTGTCAAGAAG CCTACCGGTGGCCCTCTGCTGCTCCATGACACGCAGCCAGATGAAGAAAAGTCCCTTTTGgaagagaagctcaagaaggtGACAATCGAGCGGGCCCCTGTTGTTGGTCAGCAACCCACTCGTGGTGGACGATCTGACCAGAGACGGTCGCTgcttgagggccttgtcgACCCCTCGCGGCCAGGATCTAACAGCGCCATGATCGGACAGCTCCTGCGCAACCAGAGCCGAGGTTTCGCCCACTTGGGAGCTGAGCCCCAGACCCCTGGCAATGTGGGATCTGGTGCTGCCGCGGCCGCAGGTGTGCTAACGGCGGTTGACGAGGATAatgagggcgatgaggaggccaagacacCTCGTGAGTTCGAATACTTCTCCGacggtgatgacgacgacgatgaggaggaggaagaataA
- a CDS encoding Cupin-2 domain-containing protein, translated as MMSALLPLISEILPMIMPASANITRAKQLEPTHPTVEGPVIERPAVVGKCDRMCVSVLTARPHQNSTVRHNSEQDAIFYAVSGNGILAVSESVDSDPKNHELSPGDFAFVPAWTEHQIKNETDEDVVFLVIQSGPTPIRADLTDWGGDMVKSRK; from the exons ATGATGAGCGCGTTGCTTCCGCTTATCTCGGAGATTCTTCCGATGATAATGCCCGCCTCTGCCAACATAACCCGTGCCAAACAGCTCGAGCCGACTCACCCAACTGTTGAAGGGCCTGTGATTGAGCGGCCAGCCGTCGTTGGGAAATGCGACAGGATGTGTGTATCAG TCCTCACGGCGCGGCCTCACCAAAACTCAACCGTCCGTCACAACAGCGAACAAG ACGCCATCTTCTATGCCGTTTCTGGAAACGGTATCTTGGCAGTCAGTGAGTCAGTGGACTCTGACCCCAAAAATCACGAGCTATCACCTGGGGACTTTGCCTTTGTCCCAGCCTGGACCGAGCATCAGATCAAGAACGAGAcagatgaggatgttgtctTTCTCGTCATTCAAAGCGGGCCAACTCCTATACGAGCAGATTTGACTGACTGGGGCGGCGACATGGTCAAGTCGCGTAAATAA
- a CDS encoding MRNA-capping enzyme subunit beta produces the protein MDLRSVLNTSDAGDRAPAKAPPKPQQPPPPPQQHSQPHPQQQPHHRPPQSPAGAPPPQYYRDYNRQPPPQPSPGKPVPQEYPPHAGRPHHQHQQSQSRPQSRPPSHPQQSPHQPPAGAYPPPSPYQTPGPGPYPGRPAPPPLQPAGSFHDVRSPSGPGPAQSPYRTAVTPSASGGAGYPFPTQPPAEMASPVQRQQYPPQYRESFSQGPPSGPQAHPSAYAAAQQQQQQHSVPHTPPVATNTQPFVHQRSQSTHSTPTPTSAQSQHPYGPPYSHGSPVAASRPPPGEYNRQPSQPATPIGPPLSAGSRQPSNASGFAQPPSPYQQRLSAAAAPVAQAQAQAQAQAQVQSSPPPPPPPVKRISSSYGSPVPDMHRRSQSHSERAPSASVSPKTRVPSLQSNPDPLAAFAADAKAKQAQTQQAQQAQQVQKARQASIPQPMAIDSERATTPAKRKLEDRDLSPKEEPEHQEKRARPSGVNGSHVAQSVRGSQPPSSPVVQARKKRRNRAQPPVWAQDVRELNNKMPNHANFVLQKRVHSHINGKPEASNRTSRHASPESTRANPPAPPAPPAEAGPQDILGAWEPSITGVKPYEEISRRVADFLFVNIINIPDMGEIVSRNIQFEIEAKLGTLIDKDTNHRVDRALDSECVLQETQRVAFRSSMTEAQHKYFNDFLNEIVKQTHPRAPNGGNRVQVHYKHRREVDRFFELPPELQARIPGCVRSRLGSRMKSVRARVTYDQKTREVLAKIIKARVADLDIHFPQCPMDCRISINLEMNWDGPAEELEQLGNHPDRQPDRNKDRLSYTHGHYQVDLTQVTHATSGPGGAQRMEKEHELEIELNPTVLVDQGRRASSGQPHRYQELVEGFVDNVRVLARKARDLQ, from the exons ATGGATCTTCGATCTGTCCTCAACACGTCGGATGCCGGCGACCGCGCTCCGGCCAAAGCTCCTCCAAAGCCGCAACAACCCCCTCCGCCGCCTCAACAGCATTCACAGCCTCATCCgcaacagcagcctcatcatcgtccgCCCCAGAGTCCAGCTggggctcctcctccgcagTATTATCGCGACTATAATCGTCAACCACCGCCTCAGCCCTCGCCGGGCAAGCCGGTACCGCAGGAGTATCCTCCGCATGCTGgccgtcctcatcatcaacaccaacagtcCCAGTCACGACCACAGTCGCGGCCGCCGTCGCACCCTCAGCAGTCGCCTCATCAACCCCCTGCCGGGGCATACCCCCCTCCCTCACCGTATCAAACGCCGGGGCCAGGTCCATATCCAGGGCGTCctgcgccgccgcctcttCAACCTGCAGGTTCTTTCCACGACGTGCGCTCGCCCAGCGGCCCAGGTCCAGCTCAGTCTCCCTATCGAACTGCGGTGACTCCATCTGCATCTGGCGGTGCTGGATATCCTTTCCCTACGCAGCCCCCTGCGGAGATGGCCAGCCCGGTACAGCGTCAACAGTATCCACCGCAGTATCGGGAAAGTTTTTCTCAAGGCCCCCCAAGCGGGCCCCAAGCTCATCCATCTGCCTATGCCGCggctcagcaacagcaacagcagcataGCGTTCCGCACACTCCACCCGTTGCGACTAATACTCAACCTTTTGTTCATCAACGCTCCCAATCGACACACTCAACTCCTACGCCCACCTCTGCTCAATCTCAGCACCCATACGGGCCGCCATACAGTCACGGTAGCCCCGTCGCCGCATCGCGCCCGCCTCctggcgaatacaatcgaCAACCTTCCCAACCTGCGACGCCGATTGGGCCTCCTTTGTCTGCTGGCTCTCGACAACCTTCGAACGCAAGTGGCTTTGCGCAGCCGCCCAGTCCCTACCAACAAAGGCTATCCGCGGCCGCCGCTCCAGTAGCGCaagcacaggcacaggcacaagCACAGGCACAAGTACAAagctcaccaccaccacctcccccTCCGGTCAAGCGTATATCTAGTAGCTACGGCTCACCTGTCCCGGACATGCACCGACGATCTCAGTCTCACAGCGAACGAGCACCAAGCGCATCCGTCAGTCCAAAAACGCGTGTACCATCGCTCCAGAGTAACCCCGATCCCCTCGCCGCATTTGCAGCAGACGCCAAAGCCAAGCAGGCTCAAACGcagcaagctcaacaagcGCAGCAAGTTCAGAAGGCCCGGCAGGCCTCTATTCCTCAGCCCATGGCTATCGATAGTGAGCGCGCGACAACCCCGGCGAAGCGAAAGCTTGAAGATCGCGACCTAAGCCCCAAAGAAGAACCTGAGCATCAGGAAAAGCGCGCTCGGCCCAGTGGGGTCAACGGCAGCCATGTTGCTCAATCCGTTCGTGGATCACAACCTCCTAGCTCACCCGTGGTTCAAGCACGCAAGAAGCGGAGGAATCGCGCTCAGCCGCCAGTTTGGGCGCAGGATGTCAGAGAGTTGAATAACAAGATGCCCAATCACGCAAACTTTGTGTTGCAGAAGAGAGTGCACTCACATATCAACGGAAAACCCGAGGCCAGCAACCGCACCAGTCGTCACGCTTCTCCCGAGTCAACAAGAGCCAACCCACCCGCTCCCCCTGCTCCTCCAGCCGAAGCCGGACCGCAAGACATTCTTGGTGCTTGGGAGCCCAGCATCACAGGTGTCAAGCCATACGAAGAGATCTCCAGAAGAGTGGCCGACTTCTTGtttgtcaacatcatcaacattcCCGACATGGGCGAAATTGTCAGCCGAAATATCCAGTTTGAGATTGAGGCAAAGCTGGGCACACTCATTGACAAGGATACCAACCATCGAGTAGACCGCGCTCTTGACTCGGAATGTGTTTTGCAAGAAACCCAGCGCGTTGCCTTCCGAAGCAGCATGACTGAG GCACAACACAAATACTTCAACGACTTCCTCAATGAGATTGTCAAACAAACTCACCCACGCGCTCCCAATGGAGGCAACCGGGTCCAGGTACACTACAAGCACCGTCGAGAAGTTGACCGGTTCTTCGAGCTTCCACCAGAGCTGCAGGCGCGGATTCCCGGGTGTGTCCGCAGTCGTCTTGGCTCAAGGATGAAGAGCGTCCGCGCCAGAGTAACTTACGATCAGAAGACCCGCGAGGTTCttgccaagatcatcaaggcgCGTGTGGCAGATCTCGACATCCATTTCCCTCAGTGTCCAATGGACTgccgcatcagcatcaaTCTCGAAATGAACTGGGACGGTCCTGCAGAAGAGCTGGAGCAACTAGGGAACCATCCAGATCGCCAACCTGATCGAAACAAAGATCGCCTCAGCTACACCCACGGGCATTACCAAGTTGACCTTACTCAGGTCACACACGCAACATCTGGCCCAGGT GGCGCACAGCGGATGGAAAAGGAGCACGAACTCGAGATTGAGCTCAACCCCaccgtcctcgtcgaccaAGGACGCAGAGCTAGCAGTGGACAACCGCACCGTTACCAAGAGCTCGTTGAGGGCTTTGTCGACAATGTGCGGGTTCTGGCTCGCAAAGCAAGGGATCTCCAATGA
- a CDS encoding Nitrate reductase [NADPH] (Nitrate reductase [NADPH]), giving the protein MFSRPFLRLARRSRSLSIPQAAPRAQARLYITSPIARAASTNPRPSTKTTPRFPSAYITILLAGAASFYAAYSFAKAPPTRCDAPSDSRDPSLPRYRISEVRKHDAHSDNPWVIHDDKVYDITEWIGAHPGGNVILRAAGGSINPYWDIFAIHKNQYVYDILNQYLIGYVDSADLVNGKPAQEEIEDPFADDPSRHPDLITMTDKPRNAETPADAMTTEFLTPNDLFYVRNHMWVPTIPENADTHTLTVELPDGTTKEYTLGDLKSRFQPRRVTAVLQCSGNRRRHMNEGSGHKTSGLPWTAGAISNACWEGVLLSDVLADAGFDLSSGLTGESEAKHVQFSGLEAYGASIPIKKAIDPQGDVILAYGMNGQPLPRDHGFPLRAIVPGHVAARSVKWLNHITLSDEESTTQWQRRDYKCFGPNQTHVDWDTAPAIQELPVQSAITTCKLGDWSRLDKDSAEAHTKTAALTGYAYSGGGRSIIRVDVSLDNGKTWSQASILPDCTTKDGAPSPCLGHGSWAWRRWKFDGHVPLTAFEGDEASKGEKRCATFVVKATDESYNTQPESHAATWNIRGNLATAWHRMKVCTECPARTGSQPPKHG; this is encoded by the coding sequence atgttctcGCGACCCTTCCTACGCCTGGCCAGGCGCTCACGATCCTTGTCTATTCCACAAGCTGCTCCGAGGGCACAAGCTCGCCTGTATATCACTTCCCCCATAGCGAGAGCCGCATCAACAAACCCTCGACCTAGTACAaaaacaacaccaagattCCCAAGTGCTTAtatcaccatcctcctcgctggAGCTGCCTCCTTCTACGCTGCTTACTCCTTCGCCAAAGCTCCTCCCACGCGATGCGATGCTCCCTCCGACAGCCGCGACCCTTCTCTCCCTCGGTATCGCATCTCTGAAGTCCGCAAGCACGATGCTCACTCTGACAACCCTTGGGTCATACACGATGACAAGGTCTACGACATTACCGAGTGGATAGGCGCCCATCCTGGAGGCAATGTTATCCTCCGTGCCGCAGGCGGTTCTATAAACCCCTACTGGgacatctttgccatccACAAGAACCAATATGTCTATGATATCTTGAATCAGTACCTCATCGGTTACGTCGACTCTGCGGACCTCGTCAATGGAAAGCCAGCACAGGAAGAGATTGAAGATCCATTCGCCGACGACCCTAGCCGACATCCAGATTTGATCACCATGACGGATAAGCCCAGAAACGCAGAAACACCAGCAGATGCCATGACGACAGAGTTCCTCACCCCTAATGACCTCTTCTATGTTCGCAACCATATGTGGGTGCCGACCATCCCCGAGAATGCGGATACACACACCCTCACTGTCGAACTCCCGGATGGTACAACAAAAGAATACACTCTGGGCGACCTCAAGTCCCGTTTCCAGCCTCGGAGGGTCACAGCTGTGCTCCAATGCTCTGGAAACCGCCGCCGCCACATGAATGAAGGTTCTGGACACAAGACGAGTGGACTCCCCTGGACCGCCGGTGCCATATCCAATGCCTGCTGGGAAGGAGTCTTGCTCTCAGACGTGCTCGCAGATGCTGGCTTCGACCTGTCATCTGGTCTTACGGGCGAATCCGAGGCCAAGCACGTTCAATTCTCCGGGCTAGAAGCATACGGCGCGTCAATCCCCATCAAGAAAGCCATTGACCCCCAAGGCGACGTGATTCTCGCCTACGGGATGAATGGCCAGCCACTCCCACGCGACCACGGGTTTCCCTTGAGGGCCATCGTGCCAGGCCATGTAGCTGCACGCTCAGTCAAGTGGCTAAACCACATCACCCTTAGTGACGAGGAGAGCACGACGCAATGGCAGCGACGAGACTATAAATGCTTTGGACCCAATCAGACACATGTGGACTGGGATACTGCCCCTGCAATCCAAGAGTTACCAGTCCAGAGCGCCATCACAACCTGCAAACTCGGCGATTGGTCAAGACTAGACAAGGACAGCGCAGAGGCACACACAAAGACAGCTGCGCTCACAGGCTACGCATACTCAGGGGGCGGCCGTTCCATCATCCGCGTCGACGTCTCACTCGACAACGGCAAGACTTGGTCTCAAGCGTCTATCCTCCCCGACTGCACCACAAAGGACGGCGCCCCGTCTCCCTGTCTCGGCCACGGCTCTTGGGCCTGGCGACGCTGGAAGTTTGATGGTCATGTGCCGCTTACCGCATttgagggagatgaagcATCAAAGGGGGAGAAGCGATGTGCGACATttgtcgtcaaggccacGGATGAGTCCTACAACACACAGCCAGAGAGCCATGCCGCCACATGGAATATCCGTGGGAATCTGGCTACAGCGTGGCATCGCATGAAGGTCTGCACCGAATGCCCTGCCAGGACAGGGAGTCAACCACCAAAGCATGGATAA